One Arachis hypogaea cultivar Tifrunner chromosome 2, arahy.Tifrunner.gnm2.J5K5, whole genome shotgun sequence genomic window, TCTCAGTGTACCAGACTAGTCAATTATTTGGAGGGTCAACGAATCTCTGCTGAGTTATGGAGATTTCCTGACAGAAACACTGATGTTGGGAAAATGATATCTGCCTATCTTACTAACACTTCACAATTGGATGATCATACTATTCATCTCCTCTTCAGTGCCAATCGTTGGGAGAAGAGGTTTTGTGTCTCCCCCACCCTTTCAGATGATTATAAATGTTTACTTTGTTATTGGTCATTTGCTTTCTGTGTATGTTAATCAAATTTAAGGTCTTTGACTATGACTGAACTGAATTTGGAtaatctaaattttgaattttcacttgAGAAAGTAAAGTATCATCTCTCACCTTTGAatgttttctctctcatattttctcttggtcccacttatgaaataaatggtgagagattacactttatcctctaaagtgaaatccaaaatttagaggatccaaatccaactGAATTCTAGTGGTAGTTATCTTAGAactcctacactttttttttttgctttggtgGAGGGGTTGTTTGGAGGTTTCAATGCTGTCGTGGTTTGAATAAACATAGATAAATGAAGATTGGGCGTATAAATAATGAGATGTAGACCATACCATGGACCTTTATTGAAGTAGGAACAAGGAAGCTCAGGTTGATGGGTACAAAAAACTTGTGCTTTTTGTAATCCAAACCATATTGTGTCGGCATAACTGTTGGCTTAGCTTGTGATGTTATAATACCCAATGTTAAAGTACATGAAAGTTTTCTAGCTCTGAGGGAAGCATACCAAAGGAAGCTAGAAATACATCTGAGTGATTCTCATGACTATGCTAATATGGATGATTTGACTTTGCTGATATTGTAACAAGATGTATATCCTAGACCTTTGGACTTATAAGCTGATGTTTCTTGGAGATTTTGTGACATTGGGATTATCTGTGTAATTTTGctagtgttttttattttcaagTAAATTTCCATTGTTAATTTGAAAAAATcttaaatcaaataaatttttatttacttatGGATAGTTTTGACTAGTACTATCTGCAGCTTataaaattttaagtatttttacaAGTTAAAGTAGTTGCCTGAAAACACATTTGAACTCATAGATCTTACATTCAGTTATGTGTGTGTTGGCTTTGTAGGTCGCTGATGGAAACCAAACTCAAATCTGGAACAACCCTCGTTGTTGACCGCTATTCGTATTCTGGTGTGGCTTTCTCCTCTGCCAAGGGACTTGATATTGAGTGGTGTAAGGTATATATGTCAAGTAATCTGTTTTCTGTTGAGGGGAAAAAATCAAGGGCGCAAAATGAGAGCTTCCATTCTAGTTAAGAGTTTGTGTATTGTGTTTTCTGTTGACTACACTAATAGGTTCTATCTCTATTAGTTAATCATGAACACATTTTGCAGGCTTCTGAGGTTGGGCTGCTTGCTCCGGATCTGGTAGCTTACCTTGATATTTCGCCAGAGGTAATATGAAACTTCTTTCTGTGTAGCCAATAGAAAAGTTCTGTTTTGGGTTAGTTTTAAGCCTCAAGTAAATATCTGCTTTGTTAAAATGAAAATCTTATTCCcattggtttttattttctttcatgctgggaaaaaaaagattttttattctGCTGTAAAAAAATCCATGCTTCTTTTCTGAAATGTGTTTCTTGGCTCTCTTTCTTTGTTCCATCTTGCTGGGATTGTTTTGAAGTAAAGGGAGTGTGGGAAGTTGGGACAATAGTtacattatacatgttttaccaTTTTCCAAGAGGGTGTTCTATTCTTAATATAGAGTATGAGTTGTGCTATACTGCTATTTCATTTGTAACATTCATGCTTTGATATTAACCTGCCTGAGCTGCACGTGGTTTTCTGACCTCTTTCGGTGTTGTTGGCTAGCATAATTAAGTATTGGTTCATTCATGTTGGTGACtattgttttgtttatttgtATTTCCCCATACATTCCACATATATCAGAAAGCCGCAGAAAGAGGAGGGTATGGAGGCGAgagatatgaaaagttggagttTCAGAAGAAAGTTGCTGAAAGCTACAAAGCTATTCATGATGTCTCCTGGAAGGTAATTGGCTGCTTGTATGACCTTTCCTCCTGAAATTAACAGTTTGACATTAAGGCTATATTTGCCGAAATGTCTTAAGTCTTGACATAGAAAATATAGACATTAGGCAATGAAAGATAATGTCTATCCGAACTCTCCCCAGTTTTATATAGACATTAGGCAATGAAAGATAATGTTTCTTTCTTTGAACACGTTGATGCCTTTTTATATCCTTCTATTatgtcttttgttcttgttttttccTTTGTTCCTCCTTCTTCTCTTTCCACTGGCTTGGTGCAGTTTGTAGATGCTTTCCAACCCATTGAAGATGTGGAGAAACAGTTGCAAGAGATAGTGATTGATTGTGTGACAGAGTGTCAGAAGGGGAAGAAGCCACTCTCCCTCTTGTGGTCAAAATAGACTTGTTATACTCTTGAAAGGGATGTGGACAAATAAGTGAGGATTAAATGACTAATCATGACCCTTATACTGCTCGGTTCTGTTTGTTTCATTCCTATTTCCTATGTATCATTAGTTAGAAATTTGTTTTCGGATATATATAGGCAATTTGTAATCTTGGTGAGAGCACTGTATAATTAAATAACCTTTATACTTGCACTACACTAAAGTTTCATGGTTATGGTATTGAAACTTTTATCTACCAATTTGGCTTTTCCCCAGAATCTTTTCCtactattatatatgtatttatctACATGCTTCCAGTATCTAATTGAGGCTGGAAGCCACTTTTTCTTTGTGGAAAGCGGTAAAGTTTCATCATGAATTATGTGAATTCAATCAGGGAAGCATTTCAGAAAGGTAAATTACTGCACACTAGGAAAGTGAGAACTGAAATCCACATAGCCTGGACACCCCCTCCGACGAGGAGGGTCAAGATTAACACGGAGCTTCAATTGGAAACCCTGGAGAAGCTGGATGTGCGGGCTAATCCGAGATGAACAAGGAAGATGAGTAGCAGGATTTACCATGAATATTGGTAATCTGTACAGCCTTTCAAGCAGAGACGTGGGGCATTTTACAGGGGCTAAGAACAGCTTGGGATCTGGTCATTAGGAGAGTCATACTTGAGAGTTGAGACAATCTCTGTTTCGGCTTTGGAGTTACTAAACAGAGGAAAAAGAAACCAAAAgggttttttacttaaataaatgaaacaaatcaAATTTACTAGATTCTtctgaaacaaattttgaaacatgtttatccTGTttctaatattatataaattgttCTAGAGTGATAAGGGTTATATAATACGTTAAATATGGCACCTTAGGACGATTTATGCATGCATGGCCTAGTTTGAAATAGTCATAAATTGTGCGAGGGTACCTttggttactagttgagtataaattGTCCCACCCTGTTAGGATTCACGTGATTTTAGGTTGAAACACAGGCCTGCCACGATTAATGTGCTTTTCGAACCCTAACAACACTGGTGCGATTTACTTTATCTTTACTAAATCAAATAGGCCTGCCACGATTTACTTTCAACATAGTAACTCTAAGGAGGCTAGAACGATTTATgatgataaaaatataaataaatgagtGTGGCATCAACAAATCACACTTGAAGTTTAGTGAGTTTAGGGAGAGATGGATGagaatatatttttgttagttcatCACCGAGGAAAGATTGATGAAAACACAAGTGAAAGTGTTATGTTCTCTAGTAAAAAGTAGATAGGTGTTTGTAAATCTGTCAACGACTTTGATAGAATTACATAGTAGTATATTACAGAAGGCAGGAAAGTGTGGCACAAAACGTATGAAACAATTATTTTTTCATATTCTTATATCACTGAGGTAAGGTTATGTTAAGTTTGGAAAATACGAGATGCTTGGCGATGATGGCATGCGAGTTTTATTCCACAGTCAAGTAAGATTTTTCGACTTGGGCGCTATGGAGTTGTTTGCTAGAATGGTTGATGTAGAGGGTAGCTCTGGTGGATCCGCTTCAGCAACATGCGCAATACCGTTAAGGCGGTACATATCTCCCTGGTTGGCGGCCATCCTTCCCGCAGATTCCACCCACTTCGCCACACAACCCACCGCTTTGTGCCTCACTACGCCGGACAATGGTTCCTCTGGCCTAGCTGCCGCAGCACCGTCGCCAGTGAACGCCCCATGCCGTCGCTCACTGCCACCTCCTCCGGTGTGGGCTGTCTTCCTCCCAAACCTTCTCTCCCAAAGCTTCCCGAAAGTTAGTCGCCGTAGTGTGTTGAGATTCCACTCAAGCAATAATTCGTTGGAACCTTCTTAGGGTAAGTATTAAAGCATAAATCGTCTCTGGACTTTGAGGGTCTCCAAAAAGACCATAAATCGCGCCAAGCTACCCAGGTTTCGGTATTGCATGTGAATCGTGGCAGGCCTCTGCTTCAGTCCAAAATCAGGTGACTCCGGGCAGAGTGGGACGATTTATGCGTAATATGTAACCCTGTCAGTCCTGTGACGATTTACTCGTGAATCCCCTCAGCCATGCATGCATAAATCGTCCTAGGATGCCATGTTTACTGTATTATATAACCTTTATCACCCTAGgacgatttatataatattaagaaTATGGTAAACATGTTTCGaaatttgtttcaaaaaaatctattaaatttgatttttgtttcatttatttaactaaaaaaatcaaattagaaTCACCCCAACTACTCTTTGGTGAGAAGTATTGAAGCTATAAGACAGAAGTTAGCAAATTAGATTCACAGTTTCGCGCACACATATCAAAAGGGGGAACAAAGAAGCTAATTGGTTGTCAAAAGAAAGTCTCAAGACTAGGGATATTTCTTTGTTGATCACCCTCCAAGAGAATTAAGCAAATTATGATGTTTGGTTTCTTATGATATTCTTCAATCTGGCAGGATAAGGATTAGTCCGTTAtgaatttgagtttcatttaaagGTTTGCCGCTAGTTAATAAATTGTTGTATCCACAAAACAAGATTCAAACTCCTTAACATTTATTTAGGCGGACTAATGACTTAACTACTAGACCAACTTAAATTGCTATAAGacaaattatgttttttttttttgggtcatgaGACAAATCATGTTTGATGAGGGTAGAAAAGCTTCTTTACCCTGATTAGTAGCTTTGTAGTTTTGTTTTTCTTGTGTGGGCTTTcgttttaataacaaaataaaaattgggAAAATTACTAAATGTACATACTAATACTATTTGTATTAGTGTGTTCTAATTAGAGTGGTTGTGTTAttctttcaaataaaaattacataGACGTCTTCTCTTAAATGAATAATTAttttcatttcttggcttttcttATTGTTTGATAGAGATGtaagtaaaaatataaattgctttATGATATAATTTTGTTAGTAGAGTTTTCTTTTGTTTAGATCCAAATTAGGTGCTCCTTGATAATAATCTCAAAGGGATAACTGATTTGGTTTTAGGGTTTCAGATTCAAAAGttccattttatattttgatCTTAATATTATACATTTTGTTAAAACTGGGTCTTTCTCCCGCTGTCTAATAGTCGAGAGCTACAACtactaatgaaaaaaaataagacaCTCGGAAAAGTAGTGCCTTACTTAGCACAAGAGCATAATGGAGTGTTTATTCCCTTGTTGGTACCCATGTAGTGATTTTGCCTTACTTTTGTGCATATGCCTTGGCAAAGCAAGCACACTCCATCTCGGTGGGACTGCACTGTTTTCACATTACTTCCCATTTCCTTGATTCTATCCTCTTTGATAACAGTGTCTTGAGCAGGGTTGCACTCCTTCCTTTCtttggaatgtattaccatttgACCAAAAAGAATGATGTACAAATAATGGATAAGTTTCTTGGTATATAATTTAGAGATTTGCTACCGATACAAGTTTTTTGTCATATAAATCTATACAAGTCAGCCTAAGTCTAACAAAAATAACTCTCAATTTAAAGAGCTGTAAACACGCGTTTTCTCAACTTTGAATAACGTGAAATGAAAAAGGGTTCTTCTTCAACGTTTGTATGCCACGTTCTTTCTCCTactctttctcctccttcttctttttcttcttctccttcttcttcgcattcctcctcatttttcttcgcattccttctttttcttcttcgcgTTTTCATCCTCATTGtggtttttttattgttgttattgttgctgcatttttttctccttctctttcttttgattttgcgacattatatatttttttcttctttgtttgattttttctcccaagaaaaattataagaaaacgaaataaaaagttgaagaagaagaagcactagaagatgagaaggaggaagaggaaatgttttgaattatgtagaacttatcatAATTCGTGTTGCACCCAAATatattcgtgttacacccaaatttgctgcaaatacagaaaaatatttcctttaatgctgcattttttttctttttcttttccttatttctttctttctttcttttagttaaatgaatgtaagttcatcctctttcaagtaattttgcagtattatgtgtttcttcttcttctttgtttgattttttgtttttattcttgttaaaagagtaaaacaagaagaaacttgagaatgtaaaacaaaaagaaaaagatgaataagaaaaaagaaaaagaagatggcgatgatgatgataaaaaaaagaagccGTAGAAGataaggaggaggaagatgaagagttttgaattatgcaaaacttatcagaataaaaatacacccaaattttttcgtgttacacccaaatttgctgcaaacatagaaaaatgtttcctctaatgctgcatttttttctttttttttccttatttctttctttcttttagttaaatgaatgtaagttcatcctcttcaaagtaattttgcagtattatgtgtttcttcttcttcttctttgtttgatttttttctttttattcttgttaagagagtaaaacaagaagaaactcgagaaggtaaaacaaaaagaaaaagatgaataagataaaaagaagaagatgatgatgatgataaaaaaaagcagtcgaagatgaggaggaggaaggggAAGAGGAAGAGTGTGCAGTGACAGTGGAGGATGTAGTCGTTATTCTTGGTCTCCCGACGAATGGTCTTCCAGTGACAAGAATCACGTTGAGCAGTTTCGAAGTCTTAGAGGGTGAGTGTTTTCACCAGTTTGGGGTTGCACCGACAAAGTCTGACTGTAGAAGAAGCTGCATAAAATTGACATGGCTTCGAGATTTAAAAGAGAGTTTACAGTTGATTGACGAAAACAGTGTTTAGAGGCATGTGAAATGCCACATTATGTTGTTATTGGGTACGATCTTGCTTGGAGAAAAGTATGGGGCATCTGTACACTGGAAGTTTCTGCCTTTGCTCCGTGATTTTGGTAGTATCGGACAATATAGTTGGGATCGGCATGCCTAGTGCACCTGCACAGGTCGTTATGCAGGGAATCTCGTTTTAAATATAAGAAAATCGATGGTCCACTAACACTTCTGCTAGCTTGGGCTTGAATACGCCTACCATATCTTGCGCCGGTTCCTAGGGAACCCCGCAATTTTCTGCTTGTAAACAGGTAACATCATCAACTTACTGAGTATGTTCATATTCATATTTCAATTGTGCTAATGAAATAAATCATTTTAGGTGGCGTAGCTGGGAGTGTGGTGACCGACGCTATAGATATCTTAGTCTCGTTTGCTTTAGGAAGTCATTAGATGAGCTTCAGGAAGGCCAGGTGTGTTTTCATTAGAAAAG contains:
- the LOC112748796 gene encoding thymidylate kinase isoform X3, with protein sequence MICSGRTRLKISRSFKTLVLQKSFNFRVQFFSNCSPKKLRMDNNLNCSIEGNKKGSRGALVVLEGLDRSGKSSQCTRLVNYLEGQRISAELWRFPDRNTDVGKMISAYLTNTSQLDDHTIHLLFSANRWEKRSLMETKLKSGTTLVVDRYSYSGVAFSSAKGLDIEWCKASEVGLLAPDLVAYLDISPEKAAERGGYGGERYEKLEFQKKVAESYKAIHDVSWKFVDAFQPIEDVEKQLQEIVIDCVTECQKGKKPLSLLWSK
- the LOC112748796 gene encoding thymidylate kinase isoform X2, yielding MIYGTCTTASKSLSFKTLVLQKSFNFRVQFFSNCSPKKLRMDNNLNCSIEGNKKGSRGALVVLEGLDRSGKSSQCTRLVNYLEGQRISAELWRFPDRNTDVGKMISAYLTNTSQLDDHTIHLLFSANRWEKRSLMETKLKSGTTLVVDRYSYSGVAFSSAKGLDIEWCKASEVGLLAPDLVAYLDISPEKAAERGGYGGERYEKLEFQKKVAESYKAIHDVSWKFVDAFQPIEDVEKQLQEIVIDCVTECQKGKKPLSLLWSK
- the LOC112748796 gene encoding thymidylate kinase isoform X1; protein product: MALVPQLLSHFILFENCTRSIVLSSTVTSFLFGRMQRLAISFKTLVLQKSFNFRVQFFSNCSPKKLRMDNNLNCSIEGNKKGSRGALVVLEGLDRSGKSSQCTRLVNYLEGQRISAELWRFPDRNTDVGKMISAYLTNTSQLDDHTIHLLFSANRWEKRSLMETKLKSGTTLVVDRYSYSGVAFSSAKGLDIEWCKASEVGLLAPDLVAYLDISPEKAAERGGYGGERYEKLEFQKKVAESYKAIHDVSWKFVDAFQPIEDVEKQLQEIVIDCVTECQKGKKPLSLLWSK